A genome region from Clostridium pasteurianum includes the following:
- the ade gene encoding adenine deaminase, giving the protein MKIKCENKKGLIEAALGEKKSDLVIENVNLVNVFTGEIYKANVGIYKGFISHIDCNPDGLNTNVKKIEAENHYDGHGQYLVPGFIDAHIHIESTMMTPKHFGEAVLPFGTTTVITDPHEIGNVCGIEGVKYMQECGKEAPLREYLLAPSCVPSLVGKENSGAVFTYKEIEELLKMDMVIGLAEVMDFVGVINNDDRISDILQVVEDKGMFIQGHAPFVTGRELSAYLCGGPTTDHESRVNSEAREKMRSGMYVDARESSISKDVAEVVKNINDFRYLTNLTFCTDDKEPAEILETGHMNATVMKAIKCGMNPIDAIRSATLNVAREAGITNLGAIAPGYAADMFLTESLQKIVPSAVFFGGKLAAENGKLKVAPKENKNFKIENTNTMYVNNLSVEDFKIKAPIKDGKIKTNIIKYSSLISAQTDLDVMELPVKDGYINISDNPDLKFIAVINRHKGFNTKGFGIVSGFGTKTGTVASTVAHDCHNLMIVYDTPENAYLAAEDLIKIGGGMCCGKDNKILAHLALPIAGLMSPKPCSELAVEVQNVKNALIDLGINASDDPLLRIATLALPVVPDVKMSDLGMINVFTREIIPMFLK; this is encoded by the coding sequence ATGAAAATTAAATGCGAAAATAAAAAAGGTTTAATCGAAGCAGCTTTAGGGGAAAAAAAATCTGATCTTGTAATTGAGAACGTAAATTTAGTAAATGTATTCACAGGTGAGATTTACAAAGCCAACGTTGGTATTTATAAAGGCTTTATCTCACACATAGACTGTAACCCTGATGGTCTAAATACAAATGTCAAGAAAATAGAAGCAGAAAATCATTATGACGGACATGGACAGTACCTAGTACCTGGTTTCATTGATGCACATATACACATTGAAAGCACAATGATGACACCTAAACATTTTGGAGAAGCAGTTTTACCTTTTGGAACTACAACTGTAATTACTGATCCTCATGAAATAGGAAATGTATGCGGAATTGAGGGTGTAAAATACATGCAGGAATGTGGAAAAGAAGCTCCACTTAGAGAGTATTTATTAGCTCCTTCATGCGTGCCATCCCTTGTAGGCAAAGAAAATTCAGGCGCAGTTTTTACATATAAAGAAATAGAAGAACTGCTAAAAATGGATATGGTCATAGGGCTTGCAGAAGTAATGGACTTTGTTGGAGTAATAAATAATGATGATAGAATTTCAGACATACTTCAAGTAGTTGAAGACAAGGGTATGTTTATACAAGGTCATGCCCCTTTTGTAACTGGCAGAGAATTATCTGCTTATTTATGCGGCGGACCAACAACCGACCACGAATCTAGGGTTAATTCAGAAGCTCGTGAAAAAATGCGTTCAGGTATGTACGTAGATGCCAGAGAAAGCTCTATCTCAAAGGACGTTGCTGAAGTAGTAAAAAATATTAACGACTTTAGATATTTAACAAATTTAACTTTCTGTACAGATGACAAGGAACCTGCTGAAATACTTGAGACTGGACATATGAATGCAACTGTTATGAAAGCTATAAAGTGCGGTATGAATCCAATAGATGCCATAAGAAGTGCAACTTTAAATGTAGCTCGTGAAGCTGGCATAACAAATTTAGGAGCGATTGCCCCTGGTTATGCTGCTGATATGTTCCTCACAGAATCTTTACAAAAAATAGTACCCAGTGCTGTATTCTTCGGAGGAAAATTAGCTGCCGAAAATGGCAAATTAAAAGTAGCACCAAAAGAAAACAAGAACTTTAAAATAGAAAACACAAATACAATGTATGTAAATAATTTATCCGTAGAAGATTTCAAAATAAAAGCTCCAATTAAAGATGGAAAAATCAAAACAAACATCATTAAATACAGCAGTTTAATATCTGCTCAAACTGATTTAGATGTGATGGAACTTCCAGTTAAGGACGGATATATAAATATTTCTGACAACCCTGATTTGAAGTTCATAGCAGTAATAAATAGACATAAGGGCTTTAATACAAAAGGGTTCGGTATAGTTAGCGGGTTTGGAACTAAAACTGGAACTGTTGCAAGTACAGTAGCCCATGACTGTCACAATTTAATGATTGTTTATGATACTCCAGAAAATGCATATTTAGCTGCTGAGGATTTAATTAAAATAGGCGGCGGCATGTGCTGTGGCAAGGATAATAAAATTCTGGCACACCTAGCTTTACCTATAGCAGGATTAATGTCACCAAAACCTTGCAGTGAATTAGCTGTAGAAGTACAAAACGTAAAAAATGCTTTAATAGATTTAGGAATTAATGCTTCAGATGATCCACTTTTGCGTATAGCAACACTTGCTTTACCTGTAGTTCCAGATGTTAAGATGTCTGATTTAGGTATGATAAATGTATTTACACGTGAAATAATTCCTATGTTTTTGAAGTAA
- a CDS encoding SLC13 family permease: MIKTNYLNAIKEKLAKEKVFTAAVILAAASSLVVRPKLDYINFKVLVLLFNLMIIVAAFEKLRVMDKIAVEILTRCKNTRVVSLVFIVVTFFSSMVVTNDVALLTFVPLAILTLKSARIDPMKTIIIQTLAANIGSSLTPMGNPQNLFLFTHYKLSGIEFFSVTTPFVLLGFLWLLILNRRTPRKRIKISTQKVHIEDKKRTCIYLILFLIITASVFNLINYVYTFATVIVFVFILDRHLIKEVDYFLLATFVGFFVFIGNISNIEFVQAQLRIFLKIPHMPYISSIVLSQVISNVPCSILVSCFTNNWKEVLLGVNVGGMGTIIASLASLISYKIYSNENCDRSGEYIKKFHIYNIISLILFSLIMYIQI; this comes from the coding sequence ATGATAAAAACTAATTATTTAAATGCAATTAAAGAAAAATTGGCAAAGGAAAAGGTATTTACAGCTGCGGTTATTTTAGCGGCTGCATCTTCTTTAGTAGTAAGACCTAAGCTTGATTATATAAATTTCAAAGTGCTTGTTTTGCTATTTAATTTAATGATAATAGTTGCAGCATTTGAAAAACTAAGAGTTATGGACAAAATAGCAGTGGAGATTTTAACTAGGTGCAAAAATACAAGAGTGGTCTCTTTGGTTTTTATAGTTGTAACATTTTTTTCATCAATGGTTGTGACTAATGATGTGGCCCTTTTAACCTTTGTTCCTCTGGCGATTCTCACACTAAAAAGTGCTAGAATAGATCCAATGAAGACAATTATAATCCAAACTCTTGCGGCTAATATAGGAAGTAGCCTTACGCCTATGGGCAATCCTCAAAATTTATTTTTATTTACCCATTATAAGCTTAGTGGTATAGAGTTTTTTTCTGTAACCACGCCATTTGTTCTTTTAGGATTTTTATGGCTTTTAATTTTGAATAGAAGGACTCCAAGAAAGAGAATAAAAATTTCTACTCAAAAAGTGCATATTGAAGATAAAAAAAGAACGTGTATTTACTTGATTTTATTTTTAATCATAACAGCTTCAGTATTTAACCTAATAAATTATGTATATACTTTTGCAACAGTGATAGTTTTTGTTTTTATTTTGGACAGGCATCTTATAAAGGAAGTAGATTATTTTTTATTAGCTACTTTTGTAGGATTTTTTGTGTTCATTGGGAATATATCAAATATTGAATTTGTACAGGCACAACTTAGAATCTTTCTGAAAATACCGCATATGCCATATATATCTTCTATAGTTCTCAGTCAGGTTATTAGTAATGTTCCTTGTTCTATACTTGTTTCATGCTTCACTAATAACTGGAAGGAAGTACTTCTAGGGGTGAATGTTGGTGGAATGGGAACTATAATTGCATCACTTGCAAGTCTTATCTCATATAAAATATACAGTAATGAAAATTGTGATAGGAGCGGTGAGTATATAAAAAAATTTCATATATATAATATTATAAGTTTAATTTTGTTTAGTTTAATAATGTATATACAGATTTAA
- a CDS encoding methyl-accepting chemotaxis protein, whose amino-acid sequence MKIIKDLKVGIKLYISFLIMMALIAVVGVMAIINLEKVSARSNKMYNSNLKKVYYLTKTEQDLTEVRADLLKLVYQKDPSMMPEAKSQIEKDEKEISTFVKKYDALPQNDASKNIWENVKEINEKYLDVSNKTVEAVAQNDFDKAEKLNKGNSQSRQALFNQINKLINDNSNEAKQDNRDNLATCSNFIKLLIIVIVLGLIISVLISTTLTRDIKGCLKRINDSAKKMANYDFSFVLKVDRKDEFGDTSNFLMKAQENVQHIIRTIMENSQDLSASSEELSATVEELSSKFENITESTKNIAEQVEKTSSSSEELTASIEEVNSNIDELSNKTLDQSNNSNASKEKAVEVKNSGKKSVQRVDDIYKNKEREILKSIEDGKVVSEIRQMAESIASIAEQTNLLALNAAIEAARAGEAGKGFSVVAEEVRKLSEEVGESVDSIKNTIEKVQMAFKNLSSNARDVMTFVNEDIKPELQDLEKVGDRYYEDSNFISSTSDKISSMAQAINNTMNDLSNAVQDVSAGAQSVSENTYSISGGIEEASEGLNQVAETSQNQAELALKLNELVQKFRI is encoded by the coding sequence ATGAAAATTATAAAAGACTTAAAAGTTGGCATTAAATTGTATATTTCATTTTTGATTATGATGGCATTAATTGCGGTAGTTGGTGTAATGGCAATTATAAACTTAGAAAAAGTAAGTGCTAGATCTAATAAAATGTATAATTCAAACTTGAAAAAAGTGTATTACTTAACTAAAACAGAGCAGGATCTGACAGAAGTAAGGGCAGATTTATTAAAGTTAGTATATCAGAAAGATCCTTCAATGATGCCTGAAGCTAAGAGCCAGATAGAAAAGGATGAGAAGGAAATTAGTACATTTGTTAAAAAATATGATGCTTTGCCTCAAAATGATGCTAGTAAGAATATTTGGGAAAATGTAAAAGAAATTAATGAAAAATATTTAGATGTATCTAACAAAACTGTAGAAGCTGTGGCTCAAAATGATTTTGATAAAGCAGAAAAATTGAACAAGGGAAATAGTCAAAGTAGACAGGCTTTATTTAATCAAATAAACAAGCTTATAAATGATAATTCAAATGAAGCTAAACAGGACAATCGTGATAATTTAGCTACATGTTCAAATTTTATTAAGCTATTAATTATTGTGATAGTATTAGGACTAATAATATCAGTTTTAATTTCTACTACTTTAACGAGGGATATTAAAGGGTGTTTAAAAAGAATAAATGATTCTGCTAAAAAAATGGCTAATTATGATTTTTCTTTTGTACTTAAAGTTGATAGAAAAGATGAATTTGGAGATACAAGTAATTTCCTTATGAAAGCTCAGGAAAATGTTCAACATATTATAAGGACTATTATGGAGAATTCTCAGGATTTAAGTGCCTCAAGTGAAGAACTTTCAGCTACAGTTGAGGAGCTTAGTTCAAAATTTGAGAATATAACTGAATCAACTAAAAACATAGCAGAGCAAGTTGAAAAAACAAGTTCATCATCTGAAGAATTGACAGCATCTATAGAAGAAGTTAATTCGAATATAGATGAATTATCAAATAAAACATTGGATCAAAGCAATAACTCAAATGCATCTAAAGAAAAAGCTGTAGAAGTTAAAAACAGTGGAAAAAAATCTGTGCAGCGTGTGGATGACATTTATAAGAATAAAGAAAGAGAGATACTAAAATCTATAGAAGATGGAAAAGTTGTAAGTGAAATAAGGCAAATGGCAGAATCTATTGCTAGTATAGCAGAACAAACTAATTTACTCGCATTAAATGCTGCAATTGAAGCTGCTAGGGCAGGAGAAGCTGGAAAAGGATTTTCTGTTGTAGCAGAGGAAGTTAGGAAGCTTTCAGAGGAAGTAGGAGAATCTGTAGATAGCATAAAAAATACAATTGAAAAAGTACAAATGGCATTTAAAAATCTTTCAAGTAATGCCCGTGATGTTATGACATTTGTGAATGAGGATATAAAACCTGAACTTCAGGATTTAGAGAAAGTAGGGGACAGATACTATGAAGATAGTAATTTTATAAGTTCAACATCAGACAAGATATCATCTATGGCACAGGCAATTAATAATACAATGAATGATTTAAGTAATGCTGTTCAGGATGTATCAGCTGGTGCTCAGAGTGTATCTGAAAACACATACAGCATAAGCGGTGGAATTGAAGAAGCTAGTGAGGGATTAAATCAAGTTGCAGAAACTTCTCAAAATCAGGCTGAGCTTGCATTGAAGCTAAACGAACTAGTACAAAAGTTCAGAATATAA
- a CDS encoding Ig domain-containing protein, with product MKRKFIAGLIAVALTTTCIGINNSVKASAPSNMVGVSYSGHVQNIGWQTPVSDGQEVGTDGKGLRVEALKLNLTNAPKGASIEYQAHVQNIGWQDWKQDGQEAGTDGKSYRVEALKIKLKNMPGYSVEYKAHVQNVGWQDWVSDGQEAGTDGKSLRVEALEIRIVKTSNTTVGVNYSGHVQNIGWQNAVENGQIAGTEGQGLRVEALKLNLENAPADAHIKYQTHVQNIGWQTPVSDGQEGGTDGKGYRVEAIKIALEGKGMSGYSVQYRAHVQNIGWQKWVRDGQEAGTDGKGLRVEAIEVRIVWTGHDATPVDFIPVNNTPEPTPTDNGDHAVLPTGINGAGYEYKGTPLNNYTLSNEVNDAIGKTKNPSTTYVDSDGKTYPNSEGKTGTIYDIAALYSDGYSTGEITEEKMKNSIVGDYIDNGKGLYKINGSYYKLAGIYKESTKLDSNNVDKLSTAAKTLNTKFISNADPEQTYDRIYVNYEGNTNEIVRVVVYFTPAN from the coding sequence ATGAAAAGAAAATTTATAGCTGGGCTAATAGCTGTTGCTTTAACAACAACATGTATTGGAATTAATAATAGTGTAAAAGCAAGTGCACCATCTAATATGGTCGGCGTAAGTTACTCAGGACATGTACAAAACATAGGTTGGCAAACTCCTGTAAGTGATGGACAAGAAGTAGGTACAGATGGTAAAGGTCTTAGGGTTGAGGCATTAAAATTAAATTTGACCAATGCACCTAAAGGAGCTTCTATAGAATATCAAGCACATGTTCAAAATATAGGCTGGCAGGACTGGAAACAAGATGGACAGGAAGCTGGCACAGATGGTAAAAGTTACAGAGTTGAAGCTTTAAAAATAAAACTTAAAAATATGCCAGGATACAGTGTAGAATATAAGGCTCATGTACAGAATGTCGGCTGGCAGGACTGGGTATCAGATGGACAAGAAGCCGGTACAGATGGTAAAAGTCTTAGAGTTGAAGCTTTGGAAATTAGGATTGTTAAAACATCCAATACAACTGTGGGCGTAAATTATTCAGGACACGTACAAAATATTGGATGGCAGAATGCGGTAGAGAATGGACAGATTGCTGGAACAGAAGGACAAGGCTTAAGGGTTGAAGCTTTGAAGCTTAATCTTGAAAATGCACCAGCAGATGCACATATAAAATATCAAACTCATGTTCAGAACATAGGTTGGCAGACTCCTGTAAGTGATGGACAAGAAGGTGGTACAGATGGCAAAGGTTACAGAGTTGAAGCTATAAAAATTGCACTTGAAGGTAAAGGTATGTCAGGATATTCAGTGCAGTATAGAGCACATGTACAAAATATAGGCTGGCAGAAATGGGTACGTGATGGTCAAGAAGCTGGTACAGACGGTAAAGGTCTTAGAGTTGAAGCTATTGAAGTAAGAATTGTCTGGACTGGACATGATGCTACCCCAGTTGATTTTATACCAGTAAATAATACTCCAGAACCAACACCAACAGATAATGGTGACCATGCAGTATTACCAACAGGTATTAACGGAGCCGGCTATGAATATAAGGGTACTCCTCTTAATAATTATACATTATCAAATGAAGTAAATGATGCTATTGGAAAAACTAAAAATCCTAGTACTACCTATGTAGATAGTGATGGAAAAACATATCCTAATTCAGAAGGTAAAACTGGAACGATATATGATATTGCAGCTTTATATAGTGACGGATACTCTACAGGTGAAATTACAGAGGAGAAAATGAAAAATAGTATAGTCGGTGATTATATAGATAACGGAAAAGGATTATATAAGATTAATGGATCTTATTATAAATTAGCAGGAATTTATAAAGAAAGTACTAAACTTGATAGTAATAATGTAGATAAACTTTCAACTGCAGCTAAAACCTTAAATACAAAATTTATAAGTAATGCAGATCCAGAACAAACATATGATAGAATATATGTTAATTATGAAGGAAACACAAATGAAATTGTTAGGGTTGTAGTATATTTTACACCAGCTAATTAG
- a CDS encoding methyl-accepting chemotaxis protein, producing the protein MKIVKNLKVGNKLCISFLIMMALIVVVGVMAIINLEKISARSNKMYNSNLKKVYYLTKTEQDLTEVRADLLKLVYQNDASMVPEAKSQMQKDEKEISTFAKKYDALSQKDSSKNAWEKAKETKDNYMDISEKTVEAVSQNDFDKAVKLNKGNNDLREDLFNQINRLINSNFNEAKQDNKDNLAAYSNFVKLLIIVIVLGLIISVLISINLTRDIKGCLKKINESAKKMANYDFSFVLKVDRKDEFGDTSNFLMKAQENVQHIIRTIMENSQDLSASSEELSATVEELSSKFENITESTKNIAEQVEKTSSSSEEVTASIEEVNSNIDELSNKTLDQSNNSNASKEKAVEIKNSGRKSVQRVDDIYKNKEREILKSIEDGKVVDEVKQMAESIASISEQTNLLALNAAIEAARAGEAGKGFSVVAEEVRKLSEEVGESVDSIKNTIEKVQMAFKNLSSNARDVMTFVNDDIKPELQNLEKVGDRYYEDSNFVSSTSDKISSMAQAIDNTMNDLSNAVQDVSAGAQSVSENTYSISGGIEEASEGLNQVAETSQSQAELALKLNELVQKFKI; encoded by the coding sequence ATGAAAATTGTAAAAAATCTAAAAGTTGGGAATAAGTTATGCATTTCATTTTTGATCATGATGGCACTAATTGTGGTAGTTGGTGTGATGGCAATTATAAACTTAGAAAAGATAAGTGCTAGATCTAATAAAATGTATAATTCAAACTTGAAAAAAGTTTATTATTTAACTAAAACGGAACAGGATTTAACAGAAGTAAGGGCAGACTTATTGAAGCTAGTATATCAAAATGATGCATCAATGGTACCTGAGGCTAAGAGTCAGATGCAAAAGGATGAGAAGGAAATTAGTACATTTGCTAAAAAATATGATGCCCTGTCTCAGAAGGATTCTAGTAAGAACGCTTGGGAAAAAGCAAAAGAAACTAAGGATAATTATATGGACATATCTGAAAAAACTGTAGAGGCTGTGTCTCAAAATGATTTTGATAAAGCAGTAAAATTGAATAAGGGAAATAATGACCTTAGGGAGGATTTATTTAATCAGATAAATAGGCTTATAAATAGTAATTTTAATGAAGCCAAACAGGACAATAAGGATAATTTGGCTGCATATTCAAACTTTGTTAAACTATTAATTATTGTGATAGTATTAGGATTAATAATATCAGTTTTAATTTCTATTAATTTAACGAGGGATATTAAAGGATGCTTAAAAAAGATAAACGAATCTGCTAAAAAAATGGCTAATTATGATTTCTCTTTTGTACTCAAAGTTGATAGAAAAGATGAATTTGGAGATACAAGTAATTTCCTTATGAAAGCTCAGGAAAATGTTCAGCATATTATAAGGACAATTATGGAAAATTCTCAGGATTTAAGTGCCTCAAGTGAAGAACTTTCAGCTACAGTTGAGGAGCTTAGTTCAAAATTTGAGAATATAACGGAATCAACTAAAAACATAGCAGAGCAAGTTGAAAAAACAAGTTCATCATCTGAAGAGGTGACAGCATCTATAGAAGAAGTTAATTCTAATATAGATGAATTATCAAATAAAACATTAGATCAAAGCAATAACTCAAATGCATCTAAAGAAAAAGCTGTAGAAATAAAAAATAGTGGAAGAAAATCTGTGCAGCGTGTGGATGACATTTATAAGAATAAAGAAAGAGAGATACTAAAATCTATAGAAGATGGAAAAGTTGTAGATGAAGTAAAACAAATGGCAGAATCTATTGCTAGTATATCAGAACAAACTAATTTACTTGCATTAAATGCTGCAATTGAAGCTGCTAGGGCAGGAGAAGCTGGAAAAGGATTTTCTGTTGTAGCAGAGGAAGTTAGAAAGCTTTCAGAAGAAGTAGGAGAATCTGTAGATAGCATAAAGAATACAATTGAAAAGGTACAGATGGCATTTAAAAATCTTTCAAGTAATGCCCGTGATGTTATGACATTTGTGAATGATGATATAAAACCTGAACTTCAGAACTTGGAGAAAGTAGGGGACAGATACTATGAGGACAGTAATTTTGTAAGTTCAACTTCAGACAAGATATCATCTATGGCACAGGCAATTGATAATACAATGAACGATTTAAGTAATGCTGTTCAGGATGTATCAGCTGGTGCTCAGAGTGTATCTGAAAACACATACAGCATAAGCGGTGGAATTGAAGAAGCTAGTGAGGGATTAAATCAAGTTGCAGAAACTTCTCAAAGTCAGGCTGAACTTGCATTGAAATTAAATGAATTAGTACAAAAATTTAAGATTTAG
- the def gene encoding peptide deformylase — protein sequence MALRQIRLLGDDILRKKSRDVEVVDDKIRQILQDMLDTLHNTDNGAAIAAPQIGILKKLVVIDAHDTVLKLVNPKIVKKEGSQEVVEGCLSIPNKFGKLTRPEKVTVEALNENGKKITITGTGFLAKCLCHEIDHLYGILFIDFVTEYVK from the coding sequence ATGGCATTAAGGCAAATTAGACTTTTAGGTGATGATATCTTAAGAAAAAAAAGTAGAGATGTTGAAGTAGTAGATGATAAGATAAGACAAATTCTACAAGATATGTTAGATACTCTTCATAATACAGATAATGGAGCAGCAATAGCAGCACCTCAGATAGGAATACTTAAAAAACTTGTGGTAATAGATGCACATGATACTGTTTTAAAATTAGTAAATCCAAAGATTGTAAAAAAAGAAGGATCTCAAGAAGTGGTTGAAGGATGCCTCAGCATTCCAAATAAGTTTGGAAAATTAACGCGTCCTGAAAAAGTAACAGTAGAAGCATTAAATGAAAATGGTAAAAAAATAACCATAACTGGTACGGGCTTTCTTGCAAAATGTCTCTGCCACGAAATAGACCACTTGTATGGAATTTTGTTTATTGATTTCGTCACAGAATACGTAAAGTAA
- a CDS encoding UDP-N-acetylmuramoyl-L-alanyl-D-glutamate--2,6-diaminopimelate ligase: MLLKALLKDIDYKILSGNSDIDIKGISYNSKKVKKDYIFVSIKGTRVDGHSFIKEAVKNGAAAVIVDEDICPELQNATVIKTENSKVALASICNLFYGEPSKKLKVVGVTGTNGKTSVIHYICDILEAYGESTGTIGTLGYELKNKEINVEKINPTTPEALELEQILSTFLKKDAKNAIMEVTSSALHKNRVDFCDFNVGVFTNLSQDHLDEHGTMENYKHEKLKLFYKCPIGVINLDDNFGREIIGKAPCKFFTYGILTKADLMANDIVYNPNSVSFKVTFKNFSSRVTVNIPGEFTVYNVLASIGACLCLGLEIEDILKAVPQIKPVRGRLEMIKNPSNKNIIIDYAHTPDSLEKLLIMAREMTDGRIITVFGCGGDRDQSKRGLMGMAVGILSDYCIITSDNPRSENPDKIIRDIERGMETINSSYEKITNRKKAIERGINILKDDDILIIAGKGHEDYQIIGDKKIHFDDREIVHEILQYS; the protein is encoded by the coding sequence ATGTTATTAAAAGCATTGTTAAAGGATATAGATTATAAAATTTTAAGTGGAAATTCTGATATAGATATTAAGGGCATAAGTTATAATTCTAAAAAAGTAAAAAAAGATTACATATTTGTTTCCATAAAAGGCACACGAGTTGACGGACACAGTTTTATAAAGGAAGCTGTTAAAAATGGCGCAGCAGCAGTTATAGTTGACGAGGATATTTGTCCTGAGCTTCAGAATGCCACTGTAATAAAAACTGAAAATTCTAAAGTGGCTTTAGCTAGTATATGTAACTTATTTTATGGAGAACCCTCTAAAAAATTAAAGGTTGTTGGAGTTACAGGCACTAACGGCAAAACTTCAGTTATACATTACATATGCGATATACTGGAAGCTTACGGTGAAAGTACTGGAACCATAGGCACCCTAGGATATGAACTTAAGAATAAAGAAATAAACGTAGAAAAAATCAATCCTACTACACCAGAAGCTTTAGAGCTTGAACAGATTCTAAGCACTTTTCTGAAAAAGGATGCTAAAAATGCCATAATGGAGGTTACTTCTTCTGCACTACATAAAAATAGAGTTGACTTCTGTGATTTTAATGTTGGTGTATTTACAAATCTATCTCAGGATCATTTAGATGAACACGGAACTATGGAAAATTACAAGCATGAAAAGCTTAAATTATTCTACAAATGCCCTATTGGTGTAATCAATCTAGATGACAATTTTGGAAGAGAAATTATAGGAAAGGCTCCATGCAAATTTTTCACTTATGGAATACTTACTAAGGCAGACCTTATGGCAAACGATATAGTATACAATCCAAACTCAGTAAGTTTTAAAGTTACTTTTAAGAATTTTAGCTCAAGAGTAACAGTAAACATTCCAGGTGAATTCACTGTGTATAATGTTCTAGCATCTATTGGTGCATGCCTATGTCTAGGACTTGAAATAGAAGATATATTAAAAGCTGTTCCCCAAATAAAACCGGTTCGTGGAAGACTTGAGATGATAAAAAATCCTTCAAATAAAAATATAATAATAGACTATGCACACACACCGGATTCCCTAGAAAAGCTATTAATAATGGCAAGAGAAATGACCGATGGAAGGATTATAACTGTATTTGGCTGCGGCGGCGATAGAGATCAAAGTAAGCGCGGGCTTATGGGAATGGCAGTTGGAATTCTGTCGGATTACTGCATAATAACTTCAGATAACCCAAGAAGCGAAAATCCGGATAAAATAATAAGAGACATAGAACGAGGCATGGAAACTATAAATTCATCCTATGAAAAAATAACTAATAGAAAAAAAGCAATTGAACGAGGCATTAATATTCTAAAGGATGATGACATACTAATAATAGCCGGAAAAGGTCATGAAGACTATCAGATTATAGGCGACAAGAAAATACATTTTGACGATAGAGAAATAGTTCATGAAATTTTACAGTACAGCTAG